Proteins encoded together in one Desulfovibrio sp. UCD-KL4C window:
- a CDS encoding ABC transporter permease: protein MKKNNKDFWLRMFLVVACLLVLGSLFAEHFAPNDPYATHIMRMREGPGPEFPMGTDAMGRCVLSRLLYGAQTSVFFSLTLVVVTATFGALVGIICGYYSGSADKVVMRFIDGIMAFPQMVLAISVAGILGGGMVNAMLAMGFASWTPYARLARSRVISLKNEEFIQAARISGCNDIVIMAKYILPNLFNSLLTFATSQIGTVMLGFAGLSFLGLGVQLPQAEWGSMISESRGMLRTAPWAVIYPAVALVVTVMVFNYLGDALRDRIDVKDIDEGHV, encoded by the coding sequence ATGAAAAAAAATAATAAAGATTTCTGGTTGAGGATGTTCCTCGTCGTAGCCTGTCTATTGGTGTTGGGAAGTTTATTTGCGGAGCATTTTGCTCCGAATGACCCATATGCCACGCATATAATGCGCATGCGGGAGGGGCCGGGTCCGGAATTCCCCATGGGAACGGACGCCATGGGGCGCTGTGTCTTATCTCGATTACTGTATGGTGCACAGACGAGTGTTTTTTTCTCTCTGACTCTTGTAGTCGTTACAGCTACGTTTGGAGCATTGGTCGGCATTATTTGCGGATACTACAGCGGCTCTGCCGATAAGGTTGTCATGCGTTTTATCGACGGTATTATGGCCTTTCCACAGATGGTTCTGGCTATTTCCGTAGCAGGTATTCTTGGGGGAGGGATGGTCAACGCAATGCTGGCAATGGGGTTTGCCAGTTGGACCCCATATGCGCGTCTGGCCCGAAGTCGAGTCATCTCATTGAAAAATGAAGAGTTTATTCAGGCCGCCAGAATATCTGGATGCAACGATATTGTAATTATGGCCAAATATATCTTGCCTAATCTTTTTAATTCTCTCCTTACCTTTGCTACTTCCCAGATAGGCACGGTGATGCTGGGCTTTGCAGGACTTTCTTTCCTTGGACTCGGCGTACAGCTTCCCCAAGCTGAATGGGGCAGTATGATAAGTGAGTCCAGAGGAATGCTACGTACAGCCCCATGGGCTGTTATATATCCGGCTGTGGCTCTAGTTGTTACGGTCATGGTGTTCAATTATCTTGGGGACGCCTTGCGTGACCGTATTGACGTTAAGGATATCGACGAGGGCCACGTATGA